TGCCACCGCTTCGCAGCGTGTTGATGACTTCACTCGAGTCAACCACGCTCTCGCCGACGCCCTCGGTTGCTTCGCCGGAGGCGAACAGGAGGCCGACGCGGCGGGCGATTTTCTGGTTGATCGTCTTGAACGCCCCCTCGACGCTCTCGCCCTGCTCGTGCCAGGCGTCGTTGTCGATGAGGAGGGTCGAATCTGCCTCGCGGGCGAGTGTCTTCAGCGAACGGCCGGCGTTGGCCTGGTAGAGCGCGCCTTCGTTGCGTCCCGGGAGGACACCGAGGGCGTAGACGGGGACGTCGTACACTTGCTGGAGGTGATGGACAAGTACCGGTGCGCCACCGCTGCCGGTGCCGCCGCCGAGCCCGGCGACGACGAAGATCGCTTCGGCGCTCGAGGTCACGCGACCATCCAGAGCACCCAACACCTGCTGAATGTCCGATTGCATGACCTCGGTTCCGAGTTCGTTGTCGCCACCGACCCCGTGGCCGTTGACGCGATCGGCACCGATTAGCTGTGTGTCGACAACATCGAGGGACCGAAGGTCGGGTTTCGCGGAGTTGACCGCCAGCGCGCCACGGACTGCACCAAAGCCCATGTCCGCATCGAATCGAGCGAGTCGTTCCGTGACCTTCCCACCGGCCTGACCGACTCCGATCAGGGCTACTTTCATACCGCTATCCTGTGAGTGCAAGGTGTTGAACGTTCCGGTGTGCGTACCAGTCACTCTCCTTTCAATGGTCCATTGACTGCCAGTCAGTCAGTCATCTCGTACCGTTCACCCAGCAGTCAGCCAGTTATCGCGCACCGGTGCCATTGCGGATGATAACCCACTTGTGGCCGCCCGCTGTCACTCCCGATATGTTCTACGAACAGCGGATGGCCGTTCCCGACTCACCTGCAGACCTGCGAGCGGAGTATGCTGCCGACCTCGCCGGCGTCGTCGACCAGCACGGCGCGAGCACCATCGCCGACGACACCGAACTGGATGCAGCAACGCTCGAGGACCTCGATGCCGACACCGTCGCCGACCTCTCACTCGAGGAGGCGGCCCAGATTCAGTCCCAGGTAGACGGCGAACCGGACGCCGGGACGATCGTCGAAATCGCGTGTGAACACCTGCTGCTCGGGATGACGACGGCCGTGCTCGACGTGGACGCCGTCGAGAGCGAGCTGGCAATCGAGATGGACGCAAAGGAAATCCAGCAGAAGATCGAACGCCGCGCGCCAATGAGCTTCGAGGAGTACGTTCAGCTCCAGCACACGATCGTCGATAGCGCGCGATAAGCGGCAGCGTGCGCTCGGTGTCGAATCCAGACACCAAACGCCAACCCGGCTTCGTCTCCGGAGACCATACTCAGCTTCGGCTCCGGTGCCGTTATTGCCTCACGCACGCGACCTGCAACTATGACTATGCGAGTTGCACTCCT
The DNA window shown above is from Natrialba magadii ATCC 43099 and carries:
- a CDS encoding tubulin/FtsZ family protein, producing MKVALIGVGQAGGKVTERLARFDADMGFGAVRGALAVNSAKPDLRSLDVVDTQLIGADRVNGHGVGGDNELGTEVMQSDIQQVLGALDGRVTSSAEAIFVVAGLGGGTGSGGAPVLVHHLQQVYDVPVYALGVLPGRNEGALYQANAGRSLKTLAREADSTLLIDNDAWHEQGESVEGAFKTINQKIARRVGLLFASGEATEGVGESVVDSSEVINTLRSGGIATLGYASEVASDDSAENVRTAMSVSRQALLTGTSLPDATTADSALLVIAGDPEKIPRKGVEKSRRWLEDETGSMQVRGGDFPLESDRLGALVLLGGAERSQRIEEFMERAREAQREQDTEEPDHIEQFTDDRLENLF
- a CDS encoding DUF5791 family protein, which translates into the protein MFYEQRMAVPDSPADLRAEYAADLAGVVDQHGASTIADDTELDAATLEDLDADTVADLSLEEAAQIQSQVDGEPDAGTIVEIACEHLLLGMTTAVLDVDAVESELAIEMDAKEIQQKIERRAPMSFEEYVQLQHTIVDSAR